The Triticum aestivum cultivar Chinese Spring chromosome 4B, IWGSC CS RefSeq v2.1, whole genome shotgun sequence sequence TCCTCCCCGCGCGCCCAACCGCCTCGTCTCGTCCCTGAGCGTGGCCAACTCCGGCGACCCGGTCACCTCTGCGCGCGACCACCGCACGCCTCTCATGGCGCCCGCATCAgccggcctccttcctctcctcctccatggcgcctcccCTTCTCGAGCGCCCCCGCGACCACCATGCCTGAGCCGTCCCgcgtcctccaccaccaccaccttgctccGTTGCCCGCCTCCCCTGCGACCTCGTGTCATCCCGCTGCCCGTCCTCGCCGGCACGCCCGACCTCTGCTCCCGGGCTCCCGTCCCTGCCTTCCCGGCATCCTCTGCATCCCCTGGCTGCATCGAGCAGCAGCATGCCAAGTCCATCAGCCAACCGCGCGGCTCGCCCCCTGCCTCGGCCCTCTTCGACCCTGCTCATGCCCCGAGCCTCCCGTTGCCAAGGAGCACTAGCTCCTTTGCCTTGCTGCCACGCCAACCGGAGTAGCAGCCCAGCCGGTCATCCCCTTTGGACCGCCAAGTTCCGCTCCGAACCTGTACGACTACACATGCTGATGCGTCAAGTACCTTGGAAGGTCTACGCCTTCATGGATTTCGCCAGGTTCACCGGATGCCTAGTACGACTGCAGGACCGGAACGCCTACTACATGGATACGCCAAGTTCTGCttcgaacatgtacggctacacgacgacccgccgagatcccgtgaacgtctacttccactaccgccgccgccgtgtacgactacttcctctaccgacgccgtgtacaactacttccatgATGTC is a genomic window containing:
- the LOC123090208 gene encoding proline-rich protein 36 → MRISHFFLHLGRPNWPPKPAHLAPPNPSSNRSILSTQKKTGPSSRSLPAAKPRTQRPTSCARSPGLSLLSIASLPSFSRPHRQGAPPSLDRSSLLRDAPAGPAPDLLLAASGASLPPSARPPSPPRAPNRLVSSLSVANSGDPVTSARDHRTPLMAPASAGLLPLLLHGASPSRAPPRPPCLSRPASSTTTTLLRCPPPLRPRVIPLPVLAGTPDLCSRAPVPAFPASSASPGCIEQQHAKSISQPRGSPPASALFDPAHAPSLPLPRSTSSFALLPRQPE